The following proteins are co-located in the Hevea brasiliensis isolate MT/VB/25A 57/8 chromosome 11, ASM3005281v1, whole genome shotgun sequence genome:
- the LOC110650083 gene encoding protein DOG1-like 4 — protein MESKVEERASEDHRAKTGCEREQELQASVSIVTQHYKDYYTIKWALAHEYVLAFFCPIWIFPLENAYSWVTRWKPSAVLKLVNSIKTNGVLSFSLVELTQEYMRKIKALRVKIGLEEEKVGREMERQQVAVADRKMAELVRLVVRVKNGEEVRQVEGLVQVALKGVMAGLEKVMKAADCVGLRTLKRVLDVLSPL, from the exons ATGGAATCTAAAGTTGAAGAGAG GGCGTCTGAGGATCATCGAGCTAAAACTGGGTGTGAGCGTGAGCAAGAGCTACAAGCTTCAGTGTCCATAGTCACACAACATTACAAAGACTACTACACTATAAAATGGGCCTTAGCCCATGAATATGTGCTTGCTTTCTTTTGTCCAATTTGGATTTTCCCTTTAGAGAATGCGTATTCTTGGGTTACTAGGTGGAAACCTTCAGCAGTGCTTAAACTGGTTAACTCAATAAAGACAAATGGTGTTCTCAGTTTTAGTTTGGTTGAATTAACACAAGAATATATGAGAAAGATTAAGGCTTTGAGGGTGAAAATAGGGTTAGAAGAGGAGAAGGTGGGGAGGGAAATGGAGAGGCAACAAGTGGCTGTAGCAGACAGGAAGATGGCGGAGTTGGTAAGGTTGGTGGTTCGAGTGAAGAATGGGGAGGAAGTGAGGCAggtggagggactggtgcaggtgGCACTAAAAGGAGTAATGGCAGGACTAGAGAAGGTGATGAAAGCGGCAGACTGTGTAGGGCTTAGGACTTTGAAGAGAGTTTTGGATGTTTTGAGCCCACTATAA